The DNA sequence CTAACGTTAGTGTTTACTTTATTTCATTATAACGAATTGGTGTAACGAAAAATAAAGTGTGGCAGAGTTGTCTATACATGAATGAACGTATTGTATGAGGGAACGGTGAAGGAATCAATTGCTAGGATCCAAGCTAAGACGAGAAAGTAGTTGATTACATTTTTAAGTAGTACATTGCAACAGCTTCTAGTCCTAGTCTTTAAAGTTTCCGATATGCTACAAAGTTTATTAACTGCTTACGTGAAATACAATAGTCTTAACTTTGTGCATAATATAATCCGAGTGAATAAATCTATATCACTAAGATTCAAAGCCAGTGAACCAGAATTACATTTAATCGAGAGATATCCTCTAAACAAACGAAAGCAAAACAGATTTTCAGTacagacgatgtactgaatctctttAAGTTAACAAGTAATGAATATTCTTAACTTTACTGCACTTTGTAATAGGAAATGCAAGCTTCACCTTAAAGGTTTTTGAGCCCTGTATTAGTTATTCGTTATGGGTTTTCCACATTAATTTTGAATCTAGACGAATACCAATAAATGTAGTAAGAGCAAAGTTATTGTTATCATCACTAATGGTTCAATTTAAGAGAAAATGTGTAGTTTAACAAGCAGTTCATTGACTCCAAAATAACACTGGCTACTCTGAGACAATCCCTATTATGCTACTTGAAAGCTCCTACGATTGTCGCTGCTGTAGCTACTGTATTGTAACCTGCATAGAATGTAGATGCGCGAATTATAACTGTAGGTAAATCATCTACATATAATGCGAAGAGTAAATGTCGAAATACAAAACCTAGTGACACAACCCGAGTGTCTTCCAAAACGCTTGATTTTATATTGTTAACCTGCAAAATTTGTTTTTCTCACTTAGGTGTGCTCTCATCAAAGACAGCTCTGAGATATTAAAACCATAGCCGTAGTTTTGGAGCAGAATTATGTGACTGACAGAGTTAAGTGCCTTGTAGAAACCCACAAGGCGTCCGTTTTCGGATAACCTGGATTCCAATGaggaaaatataaatgaaaacaatGTTTTCAACTGGTCACTACTGATAAACCGGTTCTGAATCCACCAAACTCTGACTGTTATTTGCAGACAGTTATTCACAGATTTGGAGAAGTATGGAGAAGTCTACTTCTTCTGAAAGAATCGGTACAAGAGATACTGGGTGGAGATTATTAGGTTatggcttgtcacctttccgtgTTGAGGTATAATAAAATAACGTTTGGATCCAAAGTGTGGAAATTCATTGATCAGACACTTCACCAAACTGACGTCAAACTCTACATGTAAAAATTTTGCTTGTTTGTTCGCTTTTAATCTCGTCATCATAACAGAAGGGAAAAATGTCGCTCTCATAGTAGGAACTCACTGTTCTCGTCCCAGTGTTTAGAAAATCGATAGGTTTTTCTCCACATTGACTGAACCGATAACTTAACACATAAATCTCCTCTTTAACTGAAGAAGCACTAAAATATCCTACATGATGGGTGCCGCATCAAATTAATTTGGAGAAAGAGCATTTACCGGCATGTGgacaacaatagaaataaacagggCTATAGAAATAGGTTATAAAATACAAGACATTTATAAAGTGTGCGATTTTGAAAGCGCAAGTAGCGAGCACCTATATGAAAATGAAGCTTGAATGCAGCGCATGCCAAGTTGATTACAAGTCAAAAGAAGAATATGCACAAGTAATTAAGGAAAAGCAAGGCATTGAGCTCAACATTAGCAATATCGATGTTAATGTCGGCAACCGTGCCATAGCCAAAATTTACCTCAATACGTTATGAGGGAAGTTTGGCCAAagataaaacacaacaaaaacgGAGTTTATCGACAGTGTCGACCATTGGCATGAACTTTTACTTGACAACTAAATAGAAATAACAAATGTGTTGACGCTAAACGAAGAAATACTTGAAGTGACATATTGCTTCGGCGATCATTATGTCGAAGATTACACAAGTACTAAcatatttgcatctgaatttacgaCGTCTAACGCTCGCCTTCACTTGTATGACATGCTCGATAAATTAGCCGATTAAGTTGTGTACTATGACACAGACTGTGTTATATATATTGATGATGGCACAAACACTGTGCAGACAGGGTGTATGCATggcaaatgtacagacaaacatcaAACGCTTTACTCTAAATTACGAAATTTCTCTGAAACTTAACGACAAGACTATAGctgaaataatacaaaatgaaaaagttgCTGTCTTAATAAGTAATAATATGATCACTAGAGACAAGAAAACAAAAGTGATAATATGATCACTAGagacaagaaaacaaaagtaataatatGATCAGTAGAGAcaaggaaacaaaaaatttaatcaCTAAATATAtagaaaaagagtttaaataaattATGTTAAGTGTGTGCTACTAGAAGAAAAAGGTGACATAACTGACACTCTTCCATATGCTTATATGACATTTGAGGTGCAGAAAGAAGAAGTTGCCACTCTTATGGAGTAAGAAGAAGAAACCGTCGGTCTTATGGAATATTAAGAAGAAGGAAATGTGGTCCCACTTTTATTGCACAAAGAAAAAGCCGCCACTCTTATGGTTGCCGCCTCTCTTATGGCACACAAAGAAACAGCGGTCGCACTTGTGCTGCAGGAAGAAAAGACTACCATTCTTATGGCATATGAAGGAAAAGCTGTCGCACTTTTGGTGCACTAAGGAAAAGCAACAACTCCTCCATATGGCTATATGACTTTtgtatgtgtatttgtgtgtgtgtgtgtgtgtgtgtgtgtgtgtgtgtttgtttgtttgtgagcgtgatatatattatataataaatggtAACTATGCAAACACTAAAAAGTGAAGCAAAAAATGGGCTTATACGGCTGTTCAAAGCTGAAAAAGCAGCAACTTATCGATATTATTACTGAAGCAAAGACTAAAGAGTCGGTAAATTATAGTGTAGAAGAAGAGCTTATTCAAGGCTTGTATTCATTTTGCAAAGCATTAAAAAATTTATTCATCTATAAGGGTTGCATTTATCAAAtaaaacacgcaaagaagtggttGAACAATACAGCAATAAAGAACACCCCTTTAATTGTTTTGCCatttctcattatcaaacactttctgaaaatttcataagAGATTTCAGCGATAAATTGGTCTAAAATATCATCATGATAAATACTGTCTCAAGATTTCATTACAGAATTTGTGCACAAGGATGACTGGCATGCAATATCAAGGATGCAAACACTATCTGAAAATTTCATGAGGGAATTTCAAGACAAATTATATTGATATGGCTTATCATGGTGTCAAAAAACGTCTAAAAATTAGATTAGGGAATTTGCTCATAAGGTTGATTTGCATGCAGTATCGAGGATGAAAAAACTATCTGAAAATTTCATGGGGTAATTTCAAGACATATTAAGGTGACTGTATATATCACAACATTAAAAACTATCTGGAAGTTTCATGAGGGAATATCAAGACAGATTAACCTGGAAGGAAATATCAATTAATCAAAATCTGTCTAATGATTTCGTGGGGGAATTTCAAGATGAGGTTGACTGGAATGAAATACCAAAATATCAAAAACTGTCAGAAAATTTCATAATGGAATTTCGACATGAAGTTGACTTTAATGTAATTACAAAATATCAACACCATGTATCACCAGCATTCATATGAAAACTATTTAGACCATACGACATTTTATCAACTGAACAACAACGACATAAGTGTGCTGTCTGCTTAGATGATGAAAAAATGTCTCAATTGGTGTTAGCGAGCTGTAAGTATGTTTGTCGTAAAGAATGTATTGACAAATGGttgataaaacaaattatttgtcCATTGTGTAGAAAGGTTACTAAAAACGAAGACAATCCTAGGCAAATCGCTATTATGGGCTCAACAGTTGTGGATGCTTAACTTTTACGCCAACACATCATCGTCTATTTTCCTTTGTCAACATATCATTGTCAACGTTCCTTTGTTGACACACCAACATCAACACATCATCATGAACACATCATCATCGACACTCCTTCGTTGGCATATCAACATCAGCACATCAGTATCGACACATCAATGTCAaaacatcaacaatccaatgtcgacaCATCAACACATCAATGTCAACACTTCTATGTCAACACAAAAATTTTCTGATGCTTTGATAATAAAGAGATGTTTGCAAAGTACGATCAGAAGTTTgttaagcaagcaaaaaggaacagAAAGAAACTGGAGCAGTTAAAAGAGCATTTCAAAGAGTGGAAGGTTAAACTTATAACTGAATACAAGAAGTATAAAAGAGAAGATCAACCAGTTATGGATAAATTAGATGTTTCAGgtaaagaagttattgatgcaatacAGAAAAATCGAGAGATTGAAAAGCAGCTAG is a window from the Schistocerca americana isolate TAMUIC-IGC-003095 chromosome X, iqSchAmer2.1, whole genome shotgun sequence genome containing:
- the LOC124556395 gene encoding NEP1-interacting protein-like 1 codes for the protein MAYHGVKKRLKIRLGNLLISFMREYQDRLTWKEISINQNLSNDFVGEFQDEVDWNEIPKYQKLPYDILSTEQQRHKCAVCLDDEKMSQLVLASCKYVCRKECIDKWLIKQIICPLCRKVTKNEDNPRQIAIMGSTVVDA